In one window of Gemmatimonadota bacterium DNA:
- a CDS encoding MmgE/PrpD family protein, whose protein sequence is MSDSTSLIERIAKWSHALNLDAVPDGARKVAKRCIVDLVGVSIAGAEREQSRRIADYSSRAYAPGPATVFGGPARLSPVGAALVNGAVGHVLDFD, encoded by the coding sequence GTGTCCGATTCCACGTCATTGATCGAGCGCATCGCGAAGTGGTCGCATGCGCTGAACCTGGACGCCGTACCGGACGGCGCGCGGAAGGTCGCCAAGCGATGCATCGTCGATCTGGTCGGTGTATCGATCGCCGGCGCCGAACGCGAGCAGTCACGGCGCATCGCGGACTACTCAAGCCGCGCGTATGCGCCGGGTCCGGCAACCGTATTCGGCGGTCCGGCCCGTTTATCCCCGGTCGGCGCCGCACTCGTGAACGGTGCGGTCGGTCATGTCCTGGACTTCGAT
- a CDS encoding sarcosine oxidase subunit alpha, with translation SDGQGPAVAEFLDRVYVNNFDTLKPGKVRYGMMLRLDGIALDDGTTSRISENDYFMTTTTAGESEVLTHLEYLLQTAWPHLDVQLTSVTSQWAAVAVAGPLSRNLLTKVIHDIDFSNEALPFMGVDHGHLDGVPVRVSRLSFSGEMAYEVYMPAGQGEQVWQAIFDAGQVFGIVPYGTEALNILRTEKGHVAGPELDGRRNLIDLGMGRMASRKKAFVGGALLQREGMLDPARPQLVGLKPVHDGEDFRAGAILCEQGQHSGHGLGQVSSVAWSPELSMHIGLGFVSGGMSRRGDVIDAVYPLRKEVTAVRVASPHFVDPGGERLRG, from the coding sequence GAGCGACGGCCAGGGACCGGCTGTCGCTGAATTCCTTGACCGCGTCTATGTCAATAATTTCGATACGCTGAAACCCGGCAAGGTGCGATACGGCATGATGCTGCGGCTGGACGGGATCGCCCTGGACGACGGAACGACGTCCCGAATATCGGAAAACGACTACTTCATGACAACGACCACCGCCGGTGAGTCGGAGGTCCTGACCCATCTTGAGTACCTGCTGCAGACTGCCTGGCCCCACCTGGACGTGCAGCTGACGAGTGTGACGAGTCAGTGGGCGGCTGTCGCCGTCGCGGGTCCACTGAGCCGAAACCTCCTGACGAAAGTCATTCACGACATCGATTTCAGCAATGAGGCGCTCCCGTTCATGGGCGTCGACCACGGGCATCTGGATGGCGTTCCTGTACGTGTGAGCCGACTGAGTTTTTCGGGGGAAATGGCCTACGAAGTCTATATGCCTGCAGGTCAAGGTGAACAGGTATGGCAGGCCATTTTCGACGCCGGACAAGTCTTCGGAATCGTGCCTTACGGTACGGAGGCGCTGAATATTCTCCGAACCGAAAAAGGGCACGTTGCGGGTCCGGAACTGGACGGCCGGAGAAACCTGATTGACCTGGGAATGGGCCGGATGGCAAGCAGGAAGAAGGCCTTTGTCGGCGGCGCGCTGTTGCAACGTGAAGGCATGCTCGATCCCGCCCGCCCGCAACTGGTGGGGTTGAAACCGGTGCACGATGGGGAGGATTTCAGGGCGGGGGCGATCTTGTGCGAGCAGGGTCAGCACAGTGGACACGGCCTGGGCCAGGTTTCGTCCGTGGCCTGGTCTCCCGAGCTTTCGATGCACATCGGACTGGGCTTTGTGTCCGGAGGCATGTCGAGAAGGGGAGACGTGATAGACGCCGTTTACCCGTTGCGCAAGGAAGTTACGGCCGTCCGGGTTGCGTCACCGCACTTCGTCGATCCAGGGGGAGAACGACTGCGTGGCTGA
- a CDS encoding sarcosine oxidase subunit alpha, giving the protein RGPKPIYDDKRAMFVAGEVPEGFLLAGAAACDLGPRDGVRSGERAGRAAADQCGLAPSATRASVLPDLPELPDDEPDLATEAIWEVPTTRRSGFAMKFVDIQNDVKSDDIGLAHREGYDSVELLKRYTTLGMATDQGKTANLNAMAIMAGLRRTDIKDVGTTIFRPPYRPILVGAMAGQTRHEHFRPTRRSPMHDWHERNGAVFAQTNLWVRPWYFPQPGESMRSASIREAAAVRERVGMTDVSSLGKIDVQGPDVAEFL; this is encoded by the coding sequence GCGCGGGCCGAAACCGATCTACGACGACAAGCGCGCCATGTTCGTGGCAGGCGAGGTTCCGGAGGGATTCCTGTTGGCCGGCGCCGCGGCGTGCGACCTGGGGCCGCGCGACGGCGTACGCAGCGGCGAGCGCGCCGGCAGGGCTGCCGCGGACCAGTGCGGTCTTGCTCCATCAGCGACTCGGGCCAGCGTTCTGCCCGACCTGCCGGAGCTGCCCGACGACGAACCCGACCTGGCAACCGAAGCGATCTGGGAAGTACCCACCACGCGCCGTTCGGGATTCGCGATGAAATTCGTAGACATCCAGAACGACGTCAAGTCGGACGACATCGGCCTGGCCCACCGGGAGGGATACGATTCCGTCGAATTGCTGAAACGCTATACCACGCTGGGCATGGCCACCGACCAGGGCAAGACGGCCAATCTCAACGCCATGGCGATCATGGCGGGCCTGCGCAGGACGGACATCAAGGATGTCGGGACCACCATATTCAGGCCGCCGTATCGCCCGATACTGGTGGGTGCGATGGCGGGTCAGACAAGGCACGAGCATTTCAGACCCACCCGCCGTTCGCCCATGCACGACTGGCACGAGCGCAACGGCGCCGTGTTCGCGCAGACAAACCTGTGGGTCAGGCCCTGGTACTTCCCGCAGCCGGGCGAGTCCATGAGGTCAGCCAGCATCCGCGAGGCGGCGGCGGTGCGGGAACGGGTCGGGATGACCGATGTGTCCAGTCTCGGCAAGATCGACGTCCAGGGACCCGATGTCGCCGAATTCCT